From the Aerococcus viridans genome, the window GTTCTATCAGGTAGTAAAGCACAAGGCTTACCGGAGGATTTCTATTTAAGCTTAATTAGCTTATTGAAAGAACGCGGTATTCCATTCATCTTCGATACAGCAAGCCAAGAATTGATCGAAGCCTTACCAATGGCACCACTTTTAGTCAAACCAAACCAGGATGAATTAGGTGACTTATTTGGTGTTGAAATTAATTCACTAGATGACGTTGTTTTATATGGTAAGAAGTTACAAGAATTAGGTGCAGAAAACGTCGTTGTATCACTAGGTGGTGACGGTGCCTTATTTATTGACAAAGACCGTATTGTTAAGGCTGATGCACCTCAAGGTAAAGTCATCAATACAGTTGGGTCTGGTGACTCAATGATTGCCGGATTTGTTGCTGGATTACAGCAAGGTTTACCAGCTTCTCAAGCTTTCGTGCTAGCGGTACAAAGTGGGAGTGCCACAGCATTTAAAGAAGACTTGGCGGAGAAAGAAGACATTGATGCCTTAAACGGGGCAGTCGGTCTATCATTTTTACATAAATAAAGTTTACAGTCGTAAATGAAGGAGATAGATATGAAAATTACGGATATTTTACGTGAAGAGTTAATGATTCTTGATGTGAAGGCAGATAACAAAGCTGCTATTTTAGACGAAATGGCGCAAAAATTAGTGGATACTGGTGCAGTGAGCGACTTTGATAGTTTCCGTTCAGACATCCAAAAACGTGAAGATACTATGAGTACTGGTCTAGGTAATGGTATCGCTATGCCTCACGCGAAAAATGAGGCAGTTACCAAAACTTCAGTTGTATTTGCTAAAAAACCAGGCGGTTTAGACTTCGAATCTTTAGATGGCCAACCAGCTGAATTGTTCTTTATGATCGCTGCTGAAGGTGGCTCTGCGGACACGCATTTACAAGTACTTGCTGAACTTTCTAAGTTACTAATGAACGAAGACTTCATTGCTGCTTTAAAAGGTGCCCAAGATACTGCAGCTGTTACAGGTATTTTAAACTTAGCACAAGCACAATTAGACGCAGAAAACAAAGAAGAAGAATCTTCTACTGATGTTTCTGCAGCTGACGTTGACGAAAAGCAACCATATATCATTGCGGTAACTGCTTGTCCAACTGGTATTGCCCACACCTATATGGCTGAAGATGCTTTGAAGAAAAAAGCAAAAGAACTAGGCGTACAAATTAAAGTTGAAACACGTGGATCTGAAGGCGTTAAACATGGTTTAACTAAAGAAGACATCGACAAAGCTGACGGAATCATTGTTGCGGTAAGTAAAAATGTCCCAATGGGTCGTTTTAACGGTAAAAAAGTGGTTGAACGTCCAGTTGCTGACGGTATCAACAAAACTGAAGAATTGATTAATTTAGCCTTATCTGGCGACGCTCCAGTTTACACGACTAATCGTCAAGATGAAGATGATGCTTCAAGTGAAGACGGTGCGGGTTCAGGTCGTTTCAACTTCAAGTCATTATACAAAGACTTAATGAACGGTATCTCAGCAATGTTACCATTTGTTATCGCTGGTGGTATCATTATTGCCATTTCATTCTTAATTGAACGATTTGCCGGTAGCGAATCTGCCTTATTCTTAGGGTTCAACGGTATCGGTTCTGCAGCCTTTGCTTTCTTAATTCCAGTATTAGCTGGTAATATCGCTAAATCTATCGGGGGTCAACCAGCCTTAGTAGCCGGATTCTCTGCTGGTGCTTTAGCCAATACTGCTGGTGCCGGATTCCTAGGTGGTTTAGTTGGTGGTTTCCTTGCTGGTTATGTGACAATCTTAGTCATTGAAATGCTTAAAGGGTTACCAAAATCACTTGCAGGTACTAGAACAATCTTATTCTACCCAGTACTTACGTTATTAATTACTGGTGTTATCATGTACTTTGTATTAGGGCCAATTTTTGCTGGTATCAATACCGGTATGTTGAACTTCCTTGAAAGTTTAGGTACTGCTAACTTAGTATTACTAGGTGGCTTACTTGGTGGTATGATGGCAATCGACATGGGTGGTCCATTCAATAAAGCAGCTTATGCCTTCTCTATCGGTATCTTTACAGATACTGGTGATGGTAAATTCATGGCGGCAGTTATGGCCGGTGGTATGGTGCCACCATTAGCAATCGCTTTGGCGTCCGTTTTATTTAAAAATAAATTTACTAAGACAGAAAAACAATCAGGTTTAACAAACTTTATTATGGGTCTAACATTCATCACAGAAGGTGCTATCCCATTTGCTGCTGCTGATCCATTACGTGTGATTACTTCTAGTGTCCTAGGTGCTGCTGTTGCTGGTGGTTTAACACAATTCTGGACAACTAATGTACCTGCACCACATGGTGGTATCATCACTATGGTGGCGTTAGGGAACCAACCATTACTGCTAATCTTAGCGGTCATTATCGGTTCAATTATCTCAGCCTTAGTTTTAGGTTTCTGGAAAAAACCAGTAGCTGAAGAAGACAGATAATCATTTAAAATAAAAAAATGCACGAAATTGCCGAAAGGTGAGTTTCGTGCATTTTTTTGCTTAATAATCTCATGTATTGCAAAATTAGAAAACGAATCTGCTATACGAGACTAAATCACATATCTTTTAAAGCAGTCCTAGTGATTATCCTGTTTTTGTATTTTTTTAAAATAAATCAGTAAAAAATTGTTTAAGAAAGTTGATGGTGGCTTAATTATGCCAACTAATCAAAAATTAATGGTAAGATATTTTAGAATGAAAATAATCGTGCTAGGAGAGAGTTTATGCGGGTTAAAGATATATTACTTAAAAATAAAGGCCAAGCCTTTTTGGCATTTATGGCTAAAGTAGCCGAAGCCATTTTAGAGTTATTAGTGCCTATCGTGATGGCTAGATTGATTAACATGGGGATTAATCAAGACAATCCATCAGTTATCATCAGACAAGGGATCTTGTTAGCAGTATTGCCTTTACTAGGTTATTTAACGGCCTTGGTTTGTCAATATTTGGCTTCTAAAGTTGCCCAGGATATTGGGACTGAAGTGCGGCTAGAAATGTTTAAAACATTAAACCGTATGGATAGAAAGCAATTGGATAGTATTACAGCTTCGTCAGTGGTTCTAAGAATCGAAAACGATACACAAAACTTACAATTGGCCATTGCCTTAATGATTCGACTGGGTTCTCGTGTGCCAGTTTTATTAATCGGTTCAATTGTGATGGCCTTTTATGTGAGTCCAACCTTGGCGCCTATATTTATCATCGGTGGATTGGTCATTGGTGCTATTTTGATATACATTAATATTTTTACCAATAAACAAAATGGCCAAATCCAACGTCGTATGGATCAATTATCACGTATCGTGCGTGAAAACTTTTCAGGCATCCGGGACATTCGTGCTTTCGCCAACGAAAAACATGAAGTCAATCGTTTCGAAAAACAAAACCTGACTTTAAGAGGCGAGCAATTAACCATGGGCGCCTTCCAAGCGCTGGCTAACCCCTCAAGTCTTTTCTTAGTCAACTTAGCCATTGCTTTTATCTTGTTCTTCGGAGGTAGACTGGTAAATAATGGTCAGTTTATGCAAGGGGATGTGGTTGCCTTGGTTCAATATATGAATAATATCCTCTTGGCTTTAAATGTACTGGTGAATATCTTACTTGTATTTAGTCGCGGGATTGCTGGGATTAACCGAATTGATGAGGTTTTATCCATTCAACCAGAAATCTTAAGTGGTCAGGACAAACTTTCTGGAGATGAACCCTTGGCCATCCAATTTGATGATGTAACTTTTGGATATGGAGAGCGTAATACCGTTGAAAATATCACAGCTGATATCAAACCTGGTTCTTTCTTTGGGATTATCGGGGGGACGGCATCCGGTAAATCGACCTTAGTTAACTTATTGTTACGTAATGATGATGTCAACCAGGGGAAAATTATCATTAATGATAACTTGATTCAAAACTTAGACCTGAATGCTTACCGCAAAAAAATCGGACTAGTCCCTCAATCCGCATCCCTATTTACGGGGACCCTTAGAGATAATCTATTGATGGGCAAAAAGGGTATCAGTGACCAAGACTTGTGGCAAGCTTTAGAGATTGCGCAAGCCAAGGACTTTGTCGCTCAAAATGATCTGGGCTTAGACATGCCCGTTCGACAAGGTGGTAAAAATTTTTCAGGTGGACAAAAGCAAAGGCTAACGATTGCCCGTGCCTTAGTTGGCCAACCGCAAGTTTTAATACTAGATGATTCGTCAAGTGCCTTAGACTTCGCCACTGAATCGAAATTACGCCAAGCATTAAGCAAATTAAATACCACTATTATCATGATTTCACAGCGTGTATCTTCAGTACAACAGGCTGATCAAAT encodes:
- a CDS encoding PTS fructose transporter subunit IIABC is translated as MKITDILREELMILDVKADNKAAILDEMAQKLVDTGAVSDFDSFRSDIQKREDTMSTGLGNGIAMPHAKNEAVTKTSVVFAKKPGGLDFESLDGQPAELFFMIAAEGGSADTHLQVLAELSKLLMNEDFIAALKGAQDTAAVTGILNLAQAQLDAENKEEESSTDVSAADVDEKQPYIIAVTACPTGIAHTYMAEDALKKKAKELGVQIKVETRGSEGVKHGLTKEDIDKADGIIVAVSKNVPMGRFNGKKVVERPVADGINKTEELINLALSGDAPVYTTNRQDEDDASSEDGAGSGRFNFKSLYKDLMNGISAMLPFVIAGGIIIAISFLIERFAGSESALFLGFNGIGSAAFAFLIPVLAGNIAKSIGGQPALVAGFSAGALANTAGAGFLGGLVGGFLAGYVTILVIEMLKGLPKSLAGTRTILFYPVLTLLITGVIMYFVLGPIFAGINTGMLNFLESLGTANLVLLGGLLGGMMAIDMGGPFNKAAYAFSIGIFTDTGDGKFMAAVMAGGMVPPLAIALASVLFKNKFTKTEKQSGLTNFIMGLTFITEGAIPFAAADPLRVITSSVLGAAVAGGLTQFWTTNVPAPHGGIITMVALGNQPLLLILAVIIGSIISALVLGFWKKPVAEEDR
- the pfkB gene encoding 1-phosphofructokinase, which gives rise to MIYTLTLNPSIDYLMYIDEIQAGKTNRSTREQMLPGGKGINVSRILNQFEVPNIALGFVGGFSGDFIREWLEKEGSSTQFIEISSPTRINVKTKGTSETEINGAGPVIDEEAINQLRQQIQMMTSEDLIVLSGSKAQGLPEDFYLSLISLLKERGIPFIFDTASQELIEALPMAPLLVKPNQDELGDLFGVEINSLDDVVLYGKKLQELGAENVVVSLGGDGALFIDKDRIVKADAPQGKVINTVGSGDSMIAGFVAGLQQGLPASQAFVLAVQSGSATAFKEDLAEKEDIDALNGAVGLSFLHK
- a CDS encoding ABC transporter ATP-binding protein translates to MRVKDILLKNKGQAFLAFMAKVAEAILELLVPIVMARLINMGINQDNPSVIIRQGILLAVLPLLGYLTALVCQYLASKVAQDIGTEVRLEMFKTLNRMDRKQLDSITASSVVLRIENDTQNLQLAIALMIRLGSRVPVLLIGSIVMAFYVSPTLAPIFIIGGLVIGAILIYINIFTNKQNGQIQRRMDQLSRIVRENFSGIRDIRAFANEKHEVNRFEKQNLTLRGEQLTMGAFQALANPSSLFLVNLAIAFILFFGGRLVNNGQFMQGDVVALVQYMNNILLALNVLVNILLVFSRGIAGINRIDEVLSIQPEILSGQDKLSGDEPLAIQFDDVTFGYGERNTVENITADIKPGSFFGIIGGTASGKSTLVNLLLRNDDVNQGKIIINDNLIQNLDLNAYRKKIGLVPQSASLFTGTLRDNLLMGKKGISDQDLWQALEIAQAKDFVAQNDLGLDMPVRQGGKNFSGGQKQRLTIARALVGQPQVLILDDSSSALDFATESKLRQALSKLNTTIIMISQRVSSVQQADQILVMNNGRSAGVGSHDDLLASSDIYQAIVASQMQEEKED